In Molothrus ater isolate BHLD 08-10-18 breed brown headed cowbird chromosome 11, BPBGC_Mater_1.1, whole genome shotgun sequence, a genomic segment contains:
- the LOC129046788 gene encoding elastin-like — protein MVPGVTEMVPGVTEMVPGVTEMVPGVTEMVPGVTEMVPGVMEMVPGVMEMVPGVTEMVPGAMEMVPGVMEMVPGVTVMVPGVTEMVPGVMEMVPGVMEMVPGVTVMVPGVTEMVPGAMEMVPGVTEMVPGVTEMVPGVMEMVPGVMEMVPGVTEMVPGVTEMVPGVTVMVPGVMEMVPGVTEMVPGVTEMVPGGICHGHSQCGTWGIPAAALQCSGQAVHTQRSQNF, from the exons ATGGTTCCAGGTGTGACTGAGATGGTTCCAGGGGTGACTGAGATGGTTCCAGGGGTGACTGAGATGGTTCCAGGTGTGACTGAGATGGTTCCAGGGGTGACTGAGATGGTTCCAGGTGTGATGGAGATGGTTCCAGGTGTGATGGAGATGGTTCCAG GTGTGACTGAGATGGTTCCAGGTGCGATGGAGATGGTTCCAGGTGTGATGGAGATGGTTCCAGGGGTGACTGTGATGGTTCCAGGTGTGACTGAGATGGTTCCAGGTGTGATGGAGATGGTTCCAGGTGTGATGGAGATGGTTCCAGGGGTGACTGTGATGGTTCCAGGTGTGACTGAGATGGTTCCAGGTGCGATGGAGATGGTTCCAGGTGTGACTGAGATGGTTCCAGGTGTGACTGAGATGGTTCCAGGTGTGATGGAGATGGTTCCAGGTGTGATGGAGATGGTTCCAGGTGTGACTGAGATGGTTCCAGGTGTGACTGAGATGGTTCCAGGGGTGACTGTGATGGTTCCAGGTGTGATGGAGATGGTTCCAGGGGTGACTGAGATGGTTCCAGGTGTGACTGAGATGGTTCCAGGTGGGATttgccatgggcacagccagtgtggcacttggggcatcccagctgcagcactgcagtgctcaGGACAGGCTGTGCACACTCAGAGGAGCCAGAATTTTtga